The Zonotrichia albicollis isolate bZonAlb1 chromosome 6, bZonAlb1.hap1, whole genome shotgun sequence genome window below encodes:
- the FAM161B gene encoding protein FAM161B isoform X2, producing the protein MEQNEIRRQAATQKRKELLLSTQRPFSFVEKEEKKKEAIRQKFLAAATPNESSKQKQASKKVPKSTYDSLLGDKLKEAELCREIRIQMRAKDLLESSVAPIDTSNCRREPQSRTATRTKQEKLGFLQDTSFSFKPQINPAIPDFEELYWAFQRKTVRRQEIKEPTRNKPFKLRTSNLHARQRQANEKIKDSQKLSKVSVQKSHSLPGLSSLSSNTLPVHITDATRKRESAIRYAQDNKKEGDKEGIYWLEKQKMKCQAMQKSVNSRAKALDPHKSLEETQKEKLKQNRQNMRDRTKEYRKELEEMKLRVKNRPFLFEQVTKHDAHQGAERRYRRTLQQVGLSEEFVRKKGKDATDLLEEESDVHRLPEPRGEKDACTKQEGVLQEELSTKEVAA; encoded by the exons ATGGAGCAGAATGAGATTCGCAGGcaagcagcaacacagaaaagaaaggagCTGCTACTTTCAACGCAGCGGCCCTTCAGTTTTgtggagaaggaagagaaaaagaaagaagctaTCAGACAAAAATTCCTGGCAGCAGCAACCCCAAACGAGAGCTCCAAACAGAAGCAAGCCAGTAAAAAAGTTCCTAAATCTACTTATGACTCACTTCTTGGAGATAAACTGAAAG AAGCTGAACTCTGCAGGGAAATCCGCATTCAAATGAGAGCAAAGGATTTGCTGGAGAGCTCCGTGGCTCCTATAGACACCAGCAACTGTCGGAGGGAGCCTCAGTCCCGAACTGCCACCAGGACTAAGCAGGAAAAACTTGGCTTCTTACAGGACACAAGCTTCAGCTTCAAACCACAGATTAATCCAGCAATACCAGACTTTGAAGAACTTTACTGGGCGTTTCAGAGGAAAACAGTGAGGAGACAAGAAATCAAAGAGCCAACTCGTAATAAGCCATTCAAGCTGAGAACCTCCAATCTCCAtgccaggcagaggcaggctaaTGAAAAGATAAAG GATTCTCAGAAGCTTTCCAAGGTTTCAGTGCAAAAAAGTCACTCTCTGCCTGGActttcctctctctcttccaaCACCCTTCCTGTGCATATTACAGATGCAACTAGAAAGAGGGAATCAGCTATTAG ATATGCCCAAGATAACAAAAAGGAAGGGGACAAAGAAGGAATTTATTGGctggagaaacagaaaatgaaatgtcAAGCTATGCAAAAGTCTGTGAACAGCCGAGCAAAAGCACTGGATCCTCATAAAAGTCTGGAGGAAACACAAAAGGAGAAGTTAAAACAGAACAG gcaAAATATGCGAGACAGAacaaaagaatacagaaaggagctggaagAAATGAAGCTGCGAGTCAAGAACAGACCATTCCTTTTTGAACAGGTCACCAAG CATGATGCTCATCAAGGAGCAGAGCGTCGCTACAGACGCACCCTGCAGCAGGTCGGCCTAAGTGAAGAATTtgtaaggaaaaaagggaaagatgCCACTGACTTGCTGGAAGAAGAATCTGATGTTCACAG GCTGCCCGAGCCCCGGGGTGAAAAGGATGCCTGTACCAAACAGGAAGGAGTACTTCAGGAGGAACTGAGCACAAAGGAAGTGGCAGCATAA
- the FAM161B gene encoding protein FAM161B isoform X1, protein MTLREARKKSELLKSYMFLELDTHRDKRQSQDEAECQKQFRAQPVPAHVFLPLYQEIMEQNEIRRQAATQKRKELLLSTQRPFSFVEKEEKKKEAIRQKFLAAATPNESSKQKQASKKVPKSTYDSLLGDKLKEAELCREIRIQMRAKDLLESSVAPIDTSNCRREPQSRTATRTKQEKLGFLQDTSFSFKPQINPAIPDFEELYWAFQRKTVRRQEIKEPTRNKPFKLRTSNLHARQRQANEKIKDSQKLSKVSVQKSHSLPGLSSLSSNTLPVHITDATRKRESAIRYAQDNKKEGDKEGIYWLEKQKMKCQAMQKSVNSRAKALDPHKSLEETQKEKLKQNRQNMRDRTKEYRKELEEMKLRVKNRPFLFEQVTKHDAHQGAERRYRRTLQQVGLSEEFVRKKGKDATDLLEEESDVHRLPEPRGEKDACTKQEGVLQEELSTKEVAA, encoded by the exons ATGACCCTGCGGGAAGCTCGCAAAAAGTCCGAGTTGCTGAAGTCATACATGTTCCTTGAActagacacacacagagacaaaaGGCAAAGCCAGGATGAAGCTGAATGCCAGAAACAATTCCGGGCACAGCCTGTACCTGCCCATGTGTTTCTGCCCCTTTATCAGGAAATAATGGAGCAGAATGAGATTCGCAGGcaagcagcaacacagaaaagaaaggagCTGCTACTTTCAACGCAGCGGCCCTTCAGTTTTgtggagaaggaagagaaaaagaaagaagctaTCAGACAAAAATTCCTGGCAGCAGCAACCCCAAACGAGAGCTCCAAACAGAAGCAAGCCAGTAAAAAAGTTCCTAAATCTACTTATGACTCACTTCTTGGAGATAAACTGAAAG AAGCTGAACTCTGCAGGGAAATCCGCATTCAAATGAGAGCAAAGGATTTGCTGGAGAGCTCCGTGGCTCCTATAGACACCAGCAACTGTCGGAGGGAGCCTCAGTCCCGAACTGCCACCAGGACTAAGCAGGAAAAACTTGGCTTCTTACAGGACACAAGCTTCAGCTTCAAACCACAGATTAATCCAGCAATACCAGACTTTGAAGAACTTTACTGGGCGTTTCAGAGGAAAACAGTGAGGAGACAAGAAATCAAAGAGCCAACTCGTAATAAGCCATTCAAGCTGAGAACCTCCAATCTCCAtgccaggcagaggcaggctaaTGAAAAGATAAAG GATTCTCAGAAGCTTTCCAAGGTTTCAGTGCAAAAAAGTCACTCTCTGCCTGGActttcctctctctcttccaaCACCCTTCCTGTGCATATTACAGATGCAACTAGAAAGAGGGAATCAGCTATTAG ATATGCCCAAGATAACAAAAAGGAAGGGGACAAAGAAGGAATTTATTGGctggagaaacagaaaatgaaatgtcAAGCTATGCAAAAGTCTGTGAACAGCCGAGCAAAAGCACTGGATCCTCATAAAAGTCTGGAGGAAACACAAAAGGAGAAGTTAAAACAGAACAG gcaAAATATGCGAGACAGAacaaaagaatacagaaaggagctggaagAAATGAAGCTGCGAGTCAAGAACAGACCATTCCTTTTTGAACAGGTCACCAAG CATGATGCTCATCAAGGAGCAGAGCGTCGCTACAGACGCACCCTGCAGCAGGTCGGCCTAAGTGAAGAATTtgtaaggaaaaaagggaaagatgCCACTGACTTGCTGGAAGAAGAATCTGATGTTCACAG GCTGCCCGAGCCCCGGGGTGAAAAGGATGCCTGTACCAAACAGGAAGGAGTACTTCAGGAGGAACTGAGCACAAAGGAAGTGGCAGCATAA